In a genomic window of Bemisia tabaci chromosome 1, PGI_BMITA_v3:
- the Mgstl gene encoding microsomal glutathione S-transferase 1 — MALLSQIYSLDNPVFTAYIFYTSILLLKMLFMVFIIGSQRIKKGIFVSEEDKALHPKAKIRHDDPDIERCRRAHQNDLENIPAFILAGALYQLTSPSAWLAIQLFRFGTIARIVHTFVYAIVVIPQPARAISFLVSYAITVYMLVQTILYVL, encoded by the exons ATGGCTCTGCTGTCGCAGATCTACTCGCTGGATAACCCCGTCTTCACGGCGTATATTTTCTACACAAGTATACTCCTCCTCAAAATGTTGTTTATGGTTTTCATCATTGGGAGCCAAAGAATCAAGAAAGGG ATTTTCGTCAGTGAAGAGGACAAGGCACTACATCCAAAGGCTAAAATCAGGCATGATGACCCAGATATTGAGAGGTGTAGAAG GGCTCACCAGAACGATTTGGAAAATATTCCTGCATTCATCCTAGCTGGAGCCTTGTATCAATTGACAAGTCCGAGTGCCTGGCTTGCGATTCAGCTTTTCCGATTTGGAACAATTGCGCGCATAGTTCACACATTTGTATATGCAATTGTAGTCATACCTCAACCCGCACGAGCGATTTCATTTCTTGTCTCATATGCTATCACCGTGTACATGCTTGTACAAACTATCCTATATGTCTTGTAG